A section of the Leptotrichia buccalis C-1013-b genome encodes:
- a CDS encoding ABC transporter ATP-binding protein has protein sequence MNKIKLNFGIIQKLKKYIKKYYILIILNILLATMSSLVSSAPIALIKRLFDKGISGKSEKDILYAAGAMIALAVIGAILMYWNTIFSTVISASIYKDIVTDIYNKIQTLDMEYFSGKKIGDMMTRVMTDPNNINSIILEVFNMVPEIIKVIICLGIAFYVDFDLTLGVMIVTPILVVTVRRYAKRLKRSGKDRQEAIDSLNSKLQETLAGIRIIRAFATERSEKKDFNQKNINLKRIAIRTARYNAKANAIMEALNYIIVALLLLFGGYRVLRARDFTAGDFITIVGAISSMYTPARRAVTRLNAISVNLSSITRVSEILEETPSIVNKENCITFENFTDGISFENVDFKYKDNSEEILKNINLNVKKGETVAFVGNSGGGKSTLVNLIPRFFDVAGGVIKIDGTDIRDYEIKSLRKAIGIVPQETFLFAGTILSNIKYSRQDATFEEIVEAAKQANAHEFIENLSDGYDTEIGERGVKLSGGQKQRIAIARAILENPQILILDEATSALDNESEKLVQEALEKLMKGKTTFVIAHRLTTIENSNKIVVIQKGEIKEIGNHNELLSKNGIYKALYNKSFDVRNK, from the coding sequence ATGAACAAAATAAAATTAAATTTTGGAATAATTCAGAAACTGAAAAAATATATAAAAAAGTACTATATATTGATCATACTGAATATCCTGCTAGCAACAATGTCATCTCTTGTCTCTTCCGCCCCAATAGCTTTGATAAAAAGATTATTTGATAAAGGAATTTCTGGAAAAAGTGAAAAGGATATCCTTTATGCAGCGGGAGCAATGATAGCACTTGCTGTAATTGGTGCAATATTGATGTACTGGAATACAATATTTTCAACTGTAATTTCAGCTTCTATTTATAAAGACATTGTTACTGATATTTATAATAAAATACAAACTTTAGATATGGAATATTTTTCTGGAAAAAAAATCGGAGATATGATGACACGTGTAATGACAGATCCTAATAATATAAATTCAATTATACTGGAAGTCTTTAATATGGTACCTGAAATAATAAAAGTTATAATTTGTTTAGGAATAGCATTCTATGTAGACTTCGACTTGACGTTAGGAGTTATGATTGTAACACCGATTTTAGTAGTAACAGTCAGAAGATATGCCAAAAGATTAAAACGATCGGGAAAAGATAGACAGGAAGCAATTGATAGCTTAAATTCCAAATTACAGGAAACATTGGCTGGAATACGAATTATAAGAGCATTTGCTACAGAGAGATCTGAAAAAAAGGATTTTAATCAAAAAAATATCAATTTAAAAAGAATTGCCATAAGAACAGCTCGATATAATGCAAAAGCTAATGCAATAATGGAAGCCTTAAATTATATCATTGTAGCATTATTATTATTATTTGGAGGTTATCGTGTTTTAAGAGCTCGTGATTTTACTGCGGGAGATTTTATTACAATAGTAGGAGCCATTTCGTCAATGTACACACCTGCAAGAAGAGCTGTAACACGACTTAATGCAATAAGCGTGAACTTATCTTCAATTACAAGAGTCTCCGAAATTCTGGAAGAAACTCCATCTATTGTAAACAAGGAAAACTGTATAACTTTTGAAAATTTTACAGATGGAATAAGTTTTGAAAATGTAGATTTCAAATATAAAGATAATTCTGAAGAAATATTAAAAAATATTAATTTAAATGTAAAAAAAGGTGAAACTGTCGCTTTTGTAGGAAATTCAGGTGGCGGAAAATCCACTCTCGTAAACTTGATACCAAGATTTTTTGATGTGGCGGGAGGTGTTATAAAAATTGATGGAACTGATATTAGAGATTATGAAATTAAAAGTTTGCGAAAGGCAATTGGAATTGTGCCACAGGAAACATTTCTATTTGCAGGAACAATATTAAGTAATATAAAATACAGCCGTCAGGATGCCACCTTTGAGGAAATTGTAGAAGCTGCCAAGCAAGCTAATGCACATGAATTTATTGAAAACCTTTCTGATGGATATGATACAGAAATTGGAGAACGTGGTGTTAAGCTTTCAGGTGGGCAGAAACAGCGTATTGCAATCGCACGTGCGATTCTGGAAAATCCTCAAATATTAATTTTGGATGAAGCTACTTCGGCACTTGATAATGAGTCTGAAAAGCTAGTTCAAGAAGCTTTAGAAAAACTTATGAAAGGAAAAACTACATTTGTTATCGCTCATAGGTTGACAACAATCGAAAATAGTAATAAAATAGTAGTAATACAGAAAGGGGAGATAAAAGAAATAGGAAATCACAATGAACTATTAAGTAAAAATGGTATTTACAAAGCCCTATACAACAAAAGTTTTGATGTAAGAAATAAATAA
- a CDS encoding RnfABCDGE type electron transport complex subunit D — protein MFKQNKRKQQENIAKTNIDILISLIPMLLVAFAAYEVTPVLVILLSIAAAELVDIIFSLILQKNKETLKDLSGINIGALTGFVLAPFTPLYVAAFAGAMATLFGKVMYGGIDKKVFNPVIWGKLFVLTFFPAVLAPNSSAWTNPDIFKLPSEEVTGLTSFLVINKGIIGELSIIAMILGAIYLLFRSRITWHIPVSFFITIFFGYYIASNNNINVVTTLGEIIFMGIFVLTDSFTTPQHGFGKVFFGFLAGLSTIIFWFLGIQTEAIIYSVLILNPFTRPINTIFKPNVFGDEKVSFAEIIQGLGLAILIIVLVFAVSYLHTLGFVPYIVYIYIVYGIWRLYNNR, from the coding sequence ATGTTTAAACAAAACAAAAGGAAGCAGCAGGAAAATATAGCAAAAACGAACATTGATATTTTAATATCTTTAATTCCAATGCTACTTGTAGCATTTGCTGCTTATGAGGTTACGCCAGTTTTAGTAATTCTATTATCAATAGCCGCAGCAGAACTGGTAGATATAATATTTTCATTGATATTACAAAAAAACAAAGAAACTTTAAAGGATCTTTCGGGAATTAACATAGGAGCTTTGACAGGTTTTGTACTTGCTCCATTTACACCACTTTATGTGGCAGCCTTTGCAGGAGCAATGGCAACATTATTTGGAAAAGTTATGTATGGGGGAATTGACAAAAAAGTTTTTAATCCAGTAATTTGGGGAAAATTATTTGTATTAACATTTTTTCCAGCTGTTCTTGCACCAAATTCTTCAGCTTGGACAAATCCAGATATCTTTAAACTTCCCAGCGAAGAAGTTACAGGATTAACTTCCTTTCTTGTTATAAACAAAGGAATAATCGGTGAACTTTCAATAATTGCTATGATTTTAGGAGCAATATACTTGCTTTTTAGATCAAGAATAACTTGGCATATACCAGTTTCCTTTTTTATTACAATTTTCTTTGGATATTATATTGCGTCAAATAATAATATCAATGTAGTAACTACTCTTGGGGAAATCATCTTTATGGGTATTTTTGTTCTAACAGACAGTTTCACTACCCCTCAACATGGATTTGGGAAAGTATTTTTTGGATTTTTAGCTGGACTTTCTACAATCATATTTTGGTTTTTAGGGATTCAAACTGAAGCAATAATTTATTCTGTATTAATTTTAAATCCTTTTACAAGACCAATAAACACGATATTCAAACCAAATGTTTTTGGAGATGAAAAAGTTTCATTCGCTGAAATAATACAAGGACTTGGTCTTGCAATTTTAATAATAGTACTTGTTTTTGCTGTTTCATATTTGCACACTTTAGGATTTGTGCCATATATTGTTTATATTTACATAGTTTATGGAATATGGCGATTGTATAATAACAGATAG
- the mfd gene encoding transcription-repair coupling factor: protein MNFNLSFLNKLKNKEKNILQSENNFYRGAIPWFLLCSEKKKIIYISTSNRNLENYHAMLENYYEMSEKQQDILMKKSKTDKKNSKENKNKLKDKKIIDIFENISQNKEDITGINIRLLDILKNQEKFILFVNLQITLDIFFEKVKFFSFEIGKEYSFSKIVKFLVENGYETSYLIEKKGQYSRRGDILDIFPPDLENPVRLEFFGDELESIRVFDIDSQISVEKMEEIKVFGNLLSGNNYELIELIDELKAEDVTIAIENEELLDYKMEEFILLDRSREETYRKRYENLKKKSIFVQTKNFSQEQIETFRDKNRLEKLSKIEDIYIFTNSYEKKMAEFGQILTDKENNLEIEKYELFEGFIFNDNSENPDNKNRKNNFIVLTDRELDGYIYERKKKTAKAIKYKKVNQIIEGDYVIHVQYGVGIYKGIQTMEERDYLKIKYADEDILYIPVEKLDRLEKYVSNDTEPQLFRLGTRGFKRKRKKLEEDIQKFAAELIKIQARRQSQNGFVYQKDTVWQEEFEANFPFEETEDQRNAINDVKKDMESPQIMDRIVCGDVGYGKTEVAMRAAFKAIDNGKQVVMVAPTTVLAEQHFERFKRRFENYPITIENLSRLTKSKSTDILKNLKNGIIDLVIGTHRLLSDDVQFKNLGLLIIDEEQKFGVKAKEKLKSQREKLDVLTLTATPIPRTLNLAMLGIREISIIDTPPTNRLPIITEILDWDEEIIKMAILRELSRDGQVFYIYNDVKNMKEKLKELKEMLPDFVKIEFINGQLPPKEIKDKLLRFENGQFDILIASTIIENGIDVGNANTILIENFTGLGLSQVYQLKGRVGRSNRQGYCYLLKTRNITKQGRQKEESMLKVEGIKSGGFQISMEDLKIRGAGEILGDKQHGTIETFGYDLYIKMLNEEIRKQKGEFIEKIENVEIILDERGFIPETYIEKDERLNIYKRFAMLETDSELTDLLDEIRDRFGKIPEQMKKFILSIKLKLFAEKHKIQRILETRNHFELYFLENAQEKIIELNKKISMQLVEKVITIESIKNKKKSDEETNEAFVIMKTRKTDFLNVVKE, encoded by the coding sequence ATGAACTTTAATTTAAGTTTTTTAAATAAATTAAAAAATAAAGAAAAAAATATTCTACAATCTGAAAATAATTTTTACCGCGGTGCAATTCCGTGGTTTTTATTATGTTCAGAAAAGAAAAAGATAATTTATATTTCCACATCCAACAGAAATTTGGAAAATTATCATGCAATGCTTGAAAATTATTATGAAATGTCAGAAAAACAACAAGATATTTTAATGAAAAAATCTAAAACCGACAAAAAAAATAGTAAAGAAAATAAAAATAAACTGAAAGATAAAAAAATAATTGATATTTTTGAAAACATCTCACAAAATAAGGAAGATATTACAGGAATAAATATAAGACTCCTGGATATTTTAAAAAATCAGGAAAAATTTATTTTATTTGTGAATTTACAGATTACTTTGGATATATTTTTTGAAAAAGTTAAGTTTTTTTCTTTTGAAATTGGGAAAGAATATAGTTTTTCAAAAATTGTGAAATTTCTTGTGGAAAATGGGTACGAAACTTCGTATTTGATTGAAAAAAAGGGACAATACAGCAGACGTGGGGACATTCTCGATATTTTCCCACCAGATTTGGAAAATCCTGTTAGATTGGAGTTTTTTGGAGATGAACTGGAAAGTATAAGAGTTTTTGATATTGATAGCCAGATTTCAGTGGAAAAGATGGAAGAAATAAAGGTTTTTGGAAATTTGCTTTCTGGAAATAATTATGAATTGATTGAGCTTATTGATGAACTAAAGGCAGAAGATGTAACGATCGCTATTGAAAATGAGGAATTGCTGGACTATAAAATGGAAGAGTTTATCCTGCTTGACAGAAGTCGCGAGGAAACTTACCGAAAAAGATATGAAAATCTGAAGAAAAAAAGTATTTTCGTGCAGACTAAGAATTTCTCGCAGGAGCAGATTGAAACTTTTAGGGATAAAAATAGGCTTGAAAAATTGTCAAAAATTGAAGATATTTATATTTTTACAAATAGTTATGAGAAGAAAATGGCTGAATTTGGGCAAATTCTAACTGACAAGGAAAACAATCTTGAAATTGAAAAATATGAGCTGTTTGAAGGATTTATCTTTAATGATAATTCAGAAAATCCAGATAATAAAAATAGAAAAAATAATTTTATTGTGCTGACAGACAGAGAGCTTGACGGATATATTTACGAGCGAAAGAAAAAAACAGCAAAAGCTATAAAATATAAAAAAGTCAATCAGATTATCGAAGGTGACTATGTAATCCACGTTCAATACGGTGTTGGAATTTATAAAGGAATTCAGACAATGGAAGAGCGGGATTATTTGAAAATCAAGTATGCTGATGAGGATATTTTGTATATTCCTGTGGAAAAGCTGGATAGATTGGAAAAATATGTGTCAAATGATACAGAACCGCAGTTATTTAGGCTGGGAACACGTGGATTTAAGCGAAAAAGGAAGAAACTCGAAGAAGATATTCAGAAATTTGCGGCGGAACTTATCAAAATACAGGCACGACGACAAAGCCAGAATGGTTTTGTGTATCAAAAGGATACTGTGTGGCAGGAGGAATTTGAGGCGAATTTTCCATTTGAAGAAACAGAAGATCAGAGAAATGCCATAAATGATGTGAAAAAGGATATGGAAAGTCCGCAAATAATGGACAGGATTGTCTGTGGAGATGTTGGATATGGGAAAACAGAAGTTGCTATGAGAGCGGCATTCAAAGCAATTGACAATGGAAAGCAGGTTGTTATGGTAGCTCCGACTACGGTACTTGCAGAACAGCATTTTGAACGGTTTAAAAGAAGATTTGAAAATTATCCGATTACGATTGAGAATTTATCACGGCTTACGAAAAGTAAATCAACGGACATTTTAAAAAATCTAAAAAACGGAATTATTGACTTAGTTATTGGAACTCACAGGCTTCTAAGCGATGACGTGCAGTTTAAGAACCTAGGGCTTTTAATTATTGATGAAGAGCAAAAATTTGGGGTTAAAGCTAAAGAGAAATTAAAATCTCAAAGAGAAAAACTGGATGTGCTGACATTAACTGCGACTCCGATTCCACGTACATTAAATCTTGCGATGCTTGGAATCAGAGAGATTTCCATAATTGACACACCTCCAACAAACAGACTTCCCATTATAACAGAAATCCTCGATTGGGATGAAGAAATAATAAAAATGGCAATACTGCGTGAATTGTCACGTGATGGGCAAGTTTTCTATATTTATAACGATGTAAAAAATATGAAGGAAAAATTGAAGGAACTGAAGGAAATGCTTCCAGACTTTGTAAAAATCGAATTTATAAATGGACAGCTTCCGCCAAAGGAAATTAAGGATAAGTTGTTGCGTTTTGAAAATGGACAGTTTGACATTCTGATTGCTTCAACAATTATTGAAAATGGAATTGATGTGGGAAATGCCAATACCATTTTGATTGAAAACTTTACTGGTCTAGGATTATCGCAGGTGTATCAGCTAAAAGGGCGTGTAGGACGTAGCAACAGGCAAGGATACTGTTATTTATTAAAAACGAGAAATATTACAAAGCAGGGGCGGCAAAAGGAAGAAAGCATGCTAAAGGTGGAAGGTATAAAATCAGGCGGTTTTCAAATTTCGATGGAAGACTTGAAAATACGTGGTGCTGGCGAAATTTTGGGAGATAAGCAGCACGGAACGATTGAAACTTTTGGATATGATTTATATATAAAAATGCTAAATGAGGAAATTCGTAAGCAGAAGGGCGAGTTTATCGAAAAAATTGAAAATGTGGAAATTATTCTGGATGAAAGAGGATTTATTCCAGAAACATATATTGAAAAGGATGAAAGGCTAAATATCTATAAACGTTTTGCAATGCTGGAAACAGATAGCGAATTAACTGATTTGCTTGATGAAATTAGAGATAGGTTCGGGAAAATTCCAGAGCAGATGAAAAAATTTATTTTAAGCATTAAATTAAAATTATTTGCTGAAAAACATAAAATTCAGAGAATTCTTGAAACAAGAAATCATTTTGAACTGTACTTTTTAGAAAATGCACAGGAAAAAATAATAGAATTAAATAAAAAAATTTCAATGCAACTTGTAGAAAAGGTTATAACTATCGAAAGTATAAAAAATAAAAAGAAGAGTGATGAAGAAACTAATGAAGCATTTGTAATAATGAAAACAAGAAAAACAGATTTTTTAAATGTTGTAAAAGAATAA
- a CDS encoding alpha/beta hydrolase-fold protein: MKKILLFLTIFGILLSTANIFSETTTTLKTEKIKYPKGIRNVTSVTEVFGTGQQVTHIILEFNEKVVNSQLTKDTFAVSDRTIEKVYSNNRPEKTNIVKDGKYVIIELNPKDEGASLRVESGPEIGFQMKRATSRVTQKEDILFTNGKRMTKNIAILENNKTKDLVVENFKQFVFRDPKTGVNLKYNLYIPKNYDKNKKYPLVLFMHDMGVLSADTKATLLQGNGAISFATPEEQAKHEAFVLAPQYSKQVVDDKGNITNDLDATVNLIRDYLLTKYSIDDKRIYATGQSMGGMMAIVMNYKYPELFAASYLVACQWNEKEVAPMAKNNLWIMVSTGDEKAYPGMNAITSELIKKGATVTREAWKADYTNEQFLEAARKVISQKSNIKYTTFEKGTNPYLAKNANPGSEHAGTWKVAYNIPAVKDWMFSQSKQ, translated from the coding sequence ATGAAAAAAATATTATTATTTTTAACAATATTCGGGATACTGTTATCAACGGCAAACATTTTTTCAGAAACTACTACTACATTGAAAACTGAAAAAATAAAATATCCTAAAGGTATAAGAAATGTAACATCTGTTACAGAAGTGTTTGGAACTGGACAGCAAGTCACACATATTATTTTAGAATTTAACGAAAAAGTTGTAAATTCTCAATTAACAAAAGATACTTTTGCCGTCTCAGACAGAACTATAGAAAAAGTGTATTCAAACAACCGCCCAGAAAAAACTAATATCGTAAAAGATGGAAAATACGTTATTATTGAACTAAATCCAAAAGATGAAGGAGCATCACTTCGTGTGGAAAGCGGCCCAGAAATAGGTTTTCAAATGAAACGGGCTACATCCAGAGTCACACAAAAAGAAGATATTTTATTTACAAATGGAAAAAGAATGACAAAAAATATAGCAATTCTTGAAAATAATAAAACAAAAGATTTGGTAGTAGAAAATTTTAAGCAATTCGTATTTAGAGATCCAAAAACTGGAGTAAATCTTAAATATAATTTATATATTCCTAAAAATTATGATAAAAATAAAAAATACCCACTTGTATTATTTATGCACGATATGGGAGTTCTGAGTGCAGATACAAAAGCTACTTTATTACAGGGAAATGGTGCAATATCATTCGCAACACCTGAAGAGCAGGCAAAACACGAAGCATTTGTACTTGCGCCACAATATTCAAAACAAGTTGTAGATGATAAGGGAAATATAACAAATGACTTGGACGCAACGGTTAATTTAATAAGAGACTATTTACTTACAAAATACAGCATTGATGATAAAAGAATTTATGCAACTGGTCAATCAATGGGCGGAATGATGGCAATTGTCATGAATTATAAATATCCTGAACTGTTTGCCGCTTCATATTTAGTAGCTTGTCAATGGAATGAAAAAGAAGTCGCTCCTATGGCAAAAAATAACTTATGGATTATGGTTTCGACTGGAGATGAAAAAGCTTATCCAGGAATGAACGCAATTACAAGTGAACTTATTAAAAAAGGTGCAACTGTAACTCGAGAGGCTTGGAAAGCAGATTATACAAATGAACAATTTTTGGAAGCAGCAAGAAAAGTTATTAGTCAAAAATCAAATATTAAATATACAACTTTTGAAAAAGGAACAAATCCATATTTAGCTAAAAATGCTAATCCTGGTTCAGAACATGCAGGAACTTGGAAAGTAGCCTACAATATTCCAGCTGTAAAAGACTGGATGTTTTCACAATCAAAACAATGA
- a CDS encoding TIGR02206 family membrane protein has product MTFTYFSPIHIETFIVSILFCVFLFYVPKFFKNLDINKYSTFLGYFLLIFKLVDSIYRLMYQNEPITNVTPVHLCNFAAIFAGLYLIFKTKFLYNVVYYLTFGPILALILPGIIYYHDNYYVYLFMIMHALIVFTAFFGYKYLNDKPTKKGFFQSVITLLLIFLYAFIYNYIFKEINAMFLKSHIISIVKFIEPIWLYDIVLILTMIFLEFLLYLPIMKRDRN; this is encoded by the coding sequence TTGACTTTTACTTATTTTAGCCCTATTCACATAGAAACTTTTATTGTATCAATTTTATTTTGTGTATTTTTATTTTATGTTCCTAAATTTTTTAAAAATTTGGATATAAATAAATACTCAACTTTTTTAGGATACTTTTTATTAATATTTAAGTTAGTCGACTCGATTTACAGGTTAATGTATCAAAATGAACCTATAACTAATGTTACACCTGTTCATCTTTGTAATTTTGCAGCAATTTTTGCAGGACTGTATTTGATTTTTAAAACAAAATTTTTGTATAATGTCGTATATTATTTAACTTTTGGACCAATATTGGCGTTAATTTTGCCAGGAATAATATATTACCACGATAATTATTATGTTTATCTTTTTATGATAATGCACGCACTTATTGTTTTTACAGCTTTTTTTGGCTATAAGTATCTAAATGACAAGCCAACAAAAAAAGGATTTTTTCAATCAGTAATTACGTTGCTCCTAATATTTCTTTACGCATTTATTTATAATTATATATTTAAGGAAATAAACGCAATGTTTTTAAAAAGCCATATTATTTCAATAGTAAAATTTATAGAACCTATTTGGTTATATGATATTGTTTTAATATTGACAATGATATTTTTGGAATTTTTGTTATATTTACCAATTATGAAAAGAGATAGGAATTAA
- the spoVG gene encoding septation regulator SpoVG produces the protein MKVTDIRIRIGKQAEGNERLRAYADITFDESFVIHGLKIIDGQNGLFVAMPSRRMPNGEFKDIVHPIKPELRAEITKVILEKFEQENNAQVE, from the coding sequence ATGAAAGTGACTGATATTCGTATTAGAATTGGAAAGCAAGCAGAAGGTAATGAAAGATTAAGGGCATATGCCGATATTACATTTGACGAAAGTTTTGTTATTCATGGATTAAAAATTATTGATGGACAAAACGGACTTTTTGTGGCAATGCCTTCAAGAAGAATGCCAAATGGAGAATTTAAGGACATTGTTCACCCTATAAAACCTGAGCTGCGTGCTGAAATAACAAAGGTTATTTTAGAAAAATTTGAGCAGGAAAATAATGCCCAAGTTGAATAA
- a CDS encoding RNA-binding S4 domain-containing protein — protein sequence MRLDKFLKVTRIIKRRTVAKELADNGNIVVNGDVKKSSYDVKKGDIFEIKYFNKNIKVKVLDLPPESLKKEFIDDYIEII from the coding sequence ATGCGTTTAGATAAATTTTTAAAAGTAACAAGAATTATAAAAAGAAGAACTGTGGCAAAAGAGCTTGCAGATAATGGAAATATCGTTGTAAATGGAGATGTAAAAAAATCTTCTTATGATGTGAAAAAAGGAGATATTTTTGAAATAAAATATTTTAACAAGAATATAAAAGTAAAAGTTTTGGATTTGCCGCCTGAAAGTTTAAAAAAAGAATTTATTGATGATTATATTGAAATAATTTAA
- a CDS encoding phosphate/phosphite/phosphonate ABC transporter substrate-binding protein, which yields MKRNILKSLLLLAILLFTISCGKKNNTIKIVFLPNETNDSLKKSREEFARVVQEATGKKVEIVTTTDYNITVENIVSGQSQIAYIGAEAYLNARQRTKDIEAVLTNAGKSGTLEDALYYSFIAVRAEDAAKYRSGDGYDLKKLKGKSMGFVTNSSTSGFKIPGNLLVKEFGLKNTDELLGNKAFSKVMFGNSHPGTQVLLFKGDVDAATFAIPKSFTIYELTAGKDFNSGATYRVKKGAVAPFGDYAGKSFTVIKSIPVYNGAIVFNIRTLAKEDQEKIKKALMSKSTTDNPHIFSDKNSKVRGLFLKENPNVGFVETNTAWYEGMKNIK from the coding sequence ATGAAAAGGAACATTTTAAAAAGTTTGTTGTTATTAGCTATTTTATTGTTTACAATTAGCTGTGGTAAAAAAAATAATACAATAAAAATTGTATTTTTACCAAATGAAACAAATGATTCATTGAAGAAATCAAGGGAAGAGTTTGCCAGAGTTGTTCAGGAAGCGACTGGGAAAAAAGTGGAAATTGTTACAACTACCGATTATAACATAACGGTGGAAAATATTGTTTCTGGACAATCTCAAATTGCATATATCGGTGCAGAGGCATATTTGAATGCCAGACAGAGAACAAAAGACATTGAAGCAGTACTTACTAATGCAGGAAAAAGCGGAACATTGGAAGATGCCCTTTATTACAGCTTTATTGCAGTAAGAGCAGAGGATGCGGCAAAATACCGTTCAGGAGACGGATATGACCTTAAAAAGCTGAAAGGGAAATCAATGGGATTTGTTACAAATAGCTCTACATCAGGATTTAAAATTCCAGGAAACTTGCTTGTAAAAGAATTTGGATTAAAAAACACTGATGAATTATTAGGAAATAAAGCATTTTCAAAAGTTATGTTTGGAAATTCGCATCCTGGAACTCAAGTTTTATTATTTAAAGGAGATGTGGATGCTGCAACATTTGCCATTCCAAAATCATTTACAATTTATGAGCTGACAGCTGGAAAAGACTTCAATTCAGGAGCCACATATAGAGTGAAAAAAGGAGCAGTTGCACCATTTGGAGATTATGCCGGAAAAAGTTTTACAGTTATAAAATCAATTCCTGTTTATAACGGAGCAATTGTATTTAATATAAGAACATTGGCAAAGGAAGATCAGGAAAAAATCAAGAAAGCTCTAATGTCTAAGTCAACAACTGACAATCCTCATATTTTCAGCGATAAAAACAGTAAAGTAAGAGGACTTTTCCTAAAAGAAAATCCGAATGTAGGATTTGTAGAAACAAATACAGCCTGGTATGAAGGAATGAAAAATATAAAATAA